A region of the Muricauda sp. MAR_2010_75 genome:
CGATATACAACAAGGGCTTCAAGAAATGGAGTTTTACGGTACGGAACGCAGCAATCCGGATGCCGAGGCCAATTGCCAAAAAATCCTGAATTTTTTTCGGGCAAAAAAATGGCCCATCTTTCATGTGCAGCACTGCTCCACCAATCCAACATCACCGCTCCATCCCAGCAAAGAAGGAAATGCCTTTCATCCATTGGTAAGACCTTTGGAAAGTGAACCCATCATCCAAAAAAATGTAAATAGCGCCTTTATTGGAACAGATTTGGAAATAAGTTTAAAATCCCAAAACA
Encoded here:
- a CDS encoding cysteine hydrolase family protein → MTALLLIDIQQGLQEMEFYGTERSNPDAEANCQKILNFFRAKKWPIFHVQHCSTNPTSPLHPSKEGNAFHPLVRPLESEPIIQKNVNSAFIGTDLEISLKSQNISDLVIVGLTVEHCISTSVRMASNLGFNVTLISDATAAFDKIGVDGKRLGADIIHSAALANLKGEFAHVMNTTTLLKELVD